A part of Oncorhynchus keta strain PuntledgeMale-10-30-2019 unplaced genomic scaffold, Oket_V2 Un_contig_20057_pilon_pilon, whole genome shotgun sequence genomic DNA contains:
- the LOC118387823 gene encoding cyclin-dependent kinase 2-associated protein 1-like, whose protein sequence is MSLGMSYKPNVHQHIPGTSGNQVGNILGNIQSPSAANLATLQSYRPLVNDVYAPPSLGFSQGSSGNQVPQSKYSELLAIIEELGKEIRPTYAGSKSAMERLKRGIIHARGLVRECLAETERNARS, encoded by the exons ATGTCTCTCGGAATGTCTTACAAACCCAATGTCCACCAGCACATTCCAGGAACTTCCGGGAACCAGG TTGGAAACATCCTAGGAAACATCCAGTCTCCGTCTGCAGCCAACTTGGCCACTTTGCAGTCCTACAGGCCGCTGGTGAATGATGTTTACGCACCGCCCTCCTTGGGCTTCTCACAG GGATCCAGCGGCAACCAGGTGCCCCAGAGTAAGTATTCAGAGCTGCTGGCCATCATCGAGGAGCTGGGGAAGGAGATCCGTCCCACCTACGCCGGCAGCAAGAGCGCCATGGAGAGACTAAAACGGG GTATCATCCATGCCAGGGGACTGGTGCGGGAGTGCTTGGCAGAGACTGAGAGAAATGCCAGGTCCTAG